The sequence atcaaagtcttctagtgatatccttccgaggtggaagaaggggtgacgtaggagtatttgaaatctccgaacatccataaacaactaCTTGTGTCATTTTCAGTTTACTCACCATTTACCACACACCCTAAACTGATATTCACTCAGTGTTTTAAATCTGCAGCTTGACATACTTCCGCACATATTTTGTTTGCCAAACTGCATCCGACACTAAGATAATCCTTGAACTCATTCATTAAACCGATCGAGTTCAATATTTTATTCTAAACTCtttgaaagtatattcacccccctctagactttcaaccgatcctaacaagtggtatcagagaggttatTATCTTACTCTTAAAGCACTGAACCAAAATGACTTCATTcagcaaaattcctatgttctcaaaAGAAGACTTTGATGACTGGAAGATTCGTATGCAAGCACACCTATCAGCACTAGACGATGACATGTGGTTTGTCATCACTGATGGACCTATTGCGATCACCAAGATCAGTACTGCTATAGCTCTTTCTGGAGGTGGTCCACAGTACGTTGAGAAACCAAGAATCGAATGGACTGCTGAAGACAAAAAGAAGACAAATCTTGATAATGTGGCTAAAGATATCTTGTATAAAACGCTTGACAAGAACACCTTTAGCAAAATCAAGACATGCAAAATCGAGAAAGAAATTTGGGAGAAGTTGATTCAACTCTGTGAAGAAAATGAACAGATGAAAGTAAACAAACTGTCTGTCGCCACACAAAAATTTGACAACATCAGAATGAAACCAGGTGAATCAATGACAGAATTTGATGAGAGAGTAAGCATCATTGTTATTGAGCTTAATGGATTGGGAAAAACATATCCCAACAGGGAAGTTATTCTCAAGGTAATTCGAGGTCTTTCCAAAGAATGGGATGTGAAGACAATGGCCATGAGAGAATCAAAGGACTTGAACAAACTAGAGTTGTATGATCTGTTTGCAGATTTAAAGGCCTATGAATTTGAGTTGCAGACTCGAGAAGAAGATCAGTCTACCTCACAATTAACCAAGGCCTTGACTGCAGTAAAAATAGAGTCACCAGCTAAATCAGAAAAATCAGCAGAACAACTGAGCAGTGATGCCATGTCTTTGTTGGTGAAGAAATTCGGCAAATTCATCAGAAGAAACCAAGATGGATCCCACAGAagaaatttccaaaataaaGAAGCAATTGAAGAACCAAGAAGTTGTTTCAACTGTGGGAAAACAGGACATTTCATTGTTGAttgtcccaaaccaaagaacttTGACAAAAGGAAAAGTTCAAGGAATGACAGACACACCTCGAGACAGAAACATGAAGCATTGGTTGCAAAAGATAGCAAAACCAAGTGGGCAGAAACAGATAGTGATTCAGAGGGATCAAATTGCTCCTCCAGTTCCAGTGACGATGAAGAAGAGGTCAAGTGTCTTATGGCAAATGATCGCGAGCTTCCATCCACTAGTGAACATGTATTTGATTTCAGCTCTGAGAAATTTACCAGAGAGGAACTGATCAAATCTCTTCATGATATGAAAAATGAGTATCATCAACTGTCCTTAGCATTCGATGAAGTCAGAGCAAAGCAAAAGGATCTGCAAGATACCTCAACTGAACCCTCCTGGGAACAATCAGTTGAGATAAACTGTCTTGAAACAGAGATTGTTGTGCTCCGAACTGAGAATGAACAACTCAAGATTGATATCATGAATCTTACAACAGAAAAACATAACATGGATGAATTAGTAAGAtcatggaataaatcttcgagcCTGTTGACAGAAATGAATGATTCACAAAGACCTCTCCATGACAAAACTGGTCTTGGATATAGTAAGACGGTGG comes from Henckelia pumila isolate YLH828 chromosome 4, ASM3356847v2, whole genome shotgun sequence and encodes:
- the LOC140860685 gene encoding uncharacterized protein; translated protein: MTSFSKIPMFSKEDFDDWKIRMQAHLSALDDDMWFVITDGPIAITKISTAIALSGGGPQYVEKPRIEWTAEDKKKTNLDNVAKDILYKTLDKNTFSKIKTCKIEKEIWEKLIQLCEENEQMKVNKLSVATQKFDNIRMKPGESMTEFDERVSIIVIELNGLGKTYPNREVILKVIRGLSKEWDVKTMAMRESKDLNKLELYDLFADLKAYEFELQTREEDQSTSQLTKALTAVKIESPAKSEKSAEQLSSDAMSLLVKKFGKFIRRNQDGSHRRNFQNKEAIEEPRSCFNCGKTGHFIVDCPKPKNFDKRKSSRNDRHTSRQKHEALVAKDSKTKWAETDSDSEGSNCSSSSSDDEEEVKCLMANDRELPSTSEHVFDFSSEKFTREELIKSLHDMKNEYHQLSLAFDEVRAKQKDLQDTSTEPSWEQSVEINCLETEIVVLRTENEQLKIDIMNLTTEKHNMDELVRSWNKSSSLLTEMNDSQRPLHDKTGLGYSKTVETGESSTLPKLNMCKGKYINFVLAVRENENEKPILMTWQQIEQMNRKKFGIGFNPHETKVETAKSPERTNAYQPNSIRGNRSQYHNQRPVQKRYRNFKDTEKGKQHMVSQAHHTPPSRASNLVRTYRNTETGKLVKVFQVAVTKEKEDESWYLDSGCSRHMTENDKLLSELVKYHGPTITFGDNSKGKTVVKGNRYENTYKVCWNIQSSKPVCLVASNSKRNWILHKRLNHLNFKTIASLNEGIFLGYSSISKAYRVFNKITLNVEESIHVIFDEDLTTDIATNTHQLSDLFQEIQLDNDGQDESEDEGSPPIRTLQSPEPELVDSVVEDRNIDQPIDIHQTHTVENIEEQHHETRDHHTHFEGTELDQDNMTNQDLEAQVISGNQSNTRLKWSKKHPLSLVIGNPIAPLRTRGQMIKELLHAAFISQVEPKKIEDSLADSCWIEAMQEELNQFTRNAVWDLVPRPTHQSVIGTRWVFRNKLNE